The Vitis riparia cultivar Riparia Gloire de Montpellier isolate 1030 chromosome 10, EGFV_Vit.rip_1.0, whole genome shotgun sequence genome includes a region encoding these proteins:
- the LOC117923550 gene encoding BTB/POZ domain-containing protein At3g22104-like has protein sequence MGFCCDLEVDVNGEETFLLDKKILITFSSKLSRLFSGLTSKAGTLKVILPDFPGGAEGFELIARFCYNNGRAEISPFNAVLLNCAACFMEMDQVFSGTPSLLHQTEKSLEEINSWTWSQLLVALKQCQDLLPAMNSSCLLQKILDSLVGRLALPSVVSPCTPSSGCSSFQLSSDTRSTDSVKNSWSRTTWWFEDLVFLNADLIDKVVKMMVSQKLDHVTLSRFLFYYQKSRFFIAGPAEKSKTTEVVVTLLSSLDRSSVSCKGLYDILRMALSLKVSKCCKNILESLIGSQLDQATLDNLLVPSPHGRGCIYYVNLVLRLLKSFLGGQFSSTQLKKVAALMDLYIAEVAPDFSLKPTKFVALVAALPDSARDSYDGIYQATDIYLEVHGGLSEEEKMTVCCALNYEKLSPEALRHLARNSKLPSRAAAKAVITSQQTKLKSLLPNTHPLKDFSYSASCYTIEGSKDKKGDHDQILLHVRKIELSTENERLRAHLQGMQWRVIELEKACKGMQTRMEHMMKSRLQARSLPKLCS, from the exons ATGGGGTTCTGCTGTGATCTTGAAGTGGATGTCAACGGCGAAGAGACATTCTTACTGGATAAG AAAATTCTTATAACTTTCTCGAGTAAACTGAGCAGATTGTTCAGTGGATTGACAAGCAAGGCTGGGACCCTGAAAGTGATACTACCTGACTTTCCAGGAGGGGCGGAGGGTTTTGAGCTCATTGCAAGGTTCTGCTATAACAATGGTAGAGCTGAGATAAGTCCCTTTAATGCCGTCCTGCTAAATTGTGCTGCCTGTTTCATGGAAATGGACCAAGTTTTCTCTGGAACACCCAGTTTATTACACCAAACTGAGAAATCCCTTGAAGAGATCAACTCCTGGACTTGGTCCCAGCTCCTAGTAGCTTTGAAACAGTGCCAAGATTTACTTCCAGCCatgaattcttcatgtttgcTTCAGAAAATCTTGGATTCACTTGTGGGGAGGCTTGCTTTGCCCAGTGTTGTGAGCCCATGTACTCCATCCTCAGGCTGCTCTAGTTTTCAGCTTTCCAGTGACACAAGAAGCACCGACAGCGTGAAAAACAGCTGGTCTCGCACAACTTGGTGGTTTGAAGATCTCGTGTTTTTGAATGCTGATTTGATTGATAAGGTGGTAAAAATGATGGTATCCCAGAAATTGGATCATGTTACACTAAGTCGGTTCCTCTTTTATTACCAAAAATCCAGATTTTTTATTGCTGGACCAGCTGAAAAGAGCAAAACCACAGAGGTTGTAGTCACTCTGCTTTCATCGCTAGATAGGAGCTCTGTTTCTTGCAAAGGGTTATATGATATTCTTCGGATGGCTTTGAGTTTGAAAGTAAGCAAATGTTGCAAGAACATATTAGAGAGTCTGATCGGTTCGCAGCTGGACCAAGCAACATTGGATAATCTGCTCGTTCCATCTCCTCATGGCAGGGGTTGTATATACTATGTGAATCTGGTTTTGAGGTTGCTGAAATCATTTCTTGGAGGTCAATTTTCATCAACTCAATTGAAAAAGGTTGCTGCCTTGATGGACTTGTACATTGCTGAAGTAGCCCCAGATTTCAGTCTGAAACCTACCAAGTTTGTGGCGTTAGTTGCTGCCCTGCCAGATTCTGCAAGAGACTCTTATGATGGTATTTACCAAGCTACAGACATCTATCTAGAG GTCCATGGCGGATTaagtgaagaagaaaagatgACAGTATGCTGTGCACTCAACTATGAGAAGCTCTCCCCAGAAGCTTTGAGACACCTAGCTCGAAACTCAAAACTTCCATCAAGAGCAGCAGCTAAAGCTGTCATCACCTCTCAGCAAACCAAGCTCAAAAGCCTACTCCCTAACACCCACCCTCTCAAGGATTTCAGTTATTCAGCATCTTGTTACACCATTGAGGGAAGTAAGGACAAGAAAGGGGATCATGATCAAATTCTTCTGCACGTGAGAAAAATCGAACTTTCTACCGAGAATGAGAGGCTTAGAGCACACTTGCAAGGGATGCAATGGAGGGTGATAGAATTGGAGAAGGCTTGTAAAGGAATGCAGACGCGGATGGAACACATGATGAAATCAAGACTACAAGCCAGATCCTTGCCCAAGCTCTGTTCATGA